From Pseudomonas sp. B21-028, one genomic window encodes:
- a CDS encoding type II and III secretion system protein family protein: protein MSYLTAPALKHFIHGLFLMGLGLDAVQAAASNCSQLDSLPATFEVGQGLQSELRILAPVTKLAVGDPKIADVQPSGSDAFILTGMAPGATSLMVWTACSKMPRQSMIFVKGRATEALTSAASVPSEDPMLLAQVQTDIRFVEVSRTKLKEASTSIFGSRGNFQFGSPRTLPTIGGVVRPSLPVNNDMFNLSFATGQTLLMINALEGSGFAYTLARPSLVALSGQSASFLAGGEVPIPVPSAGSDNVSIEYKEFGIRLTLTPTVIGKNRIALKVAPEVSELDFTNAVNIAGTLVPALTVRRTDTSIALADGESFVISGLISTHNASQVNKFPGLGDIPILGAFFRNHSIDREERELLMIVTPHLVQPLAADAQLPTLPGEQLRNYDPNFYRMYFLEHGEFDNRSGLSQ, encoded by the coding sequence ATGAGCTATCTAACCGCGCCCGCGTTAAAACACTTTATCCATGGCCTGTTCCTGATGGGCCTTGGCCTGGATGCGGTGCAAGCCGCAGCCAGCAATTGTTCGCAACTGGACAGTTTGCCGGCGACCTTCGAGGTCGGCCAGGGACTCCAGAGCGAGTTGCGCATCCTGGCCCCGGTGACAAAACTGGCGGTGGGCGACCCGAAAATCGCCGACGTACAGCCCAGTGGCAGCGACGCCTTCATTCTCACCGGCATGGCGCCAGGCGCCACCAGCCTGATGGTCTGGACGGCGTGTTCGAAAATGCCCCGCCAGAGCATGATCTTCGTCAAGGGTAGGGCCACCGAGGCGCTGACCAGTGCCGCGAGCGTGCCTTCCGAAGATCCGATGCTGCTCGCCCAGGTGCAGACCGACATCCGTTTCGTCGAGGTCAGCCGGACCAAACTCAAGGAAGCGTCGACCTCGATCTTCGGCAGCCGCGGCAACTTCCAGTTCGGCTCGCCGAGAACCCTGCCCACCATTGGTGGTGTGGTCCGGCCTTCATTACCGGTCAATAACGACATGTTCAACCTGTCCTTCGCCACCGGGCAAACCTTGCTGATGATCAACGCGCTGGAAGGCAGCGGCTTTGCCTATACCCTGGCGCGGCCGAGCCTGGTGGCCCTCAGTGGGCAGAGCGCGAGCTTCCTGGCCGGCGGCGAGGTACCGATTCCGGTGCCCAGCGCCGGCAGCGACAACGTGTCCATCGAGTACAAGGAATTCGGTATCCGCCTGACCTTGACGCCAACCGTCATCGGGAAAAACCGCATTGCCTTGAAGGTCGCTCCGGAAGTCAGTGAGCTGGACTTCACCAATGCCGTGAACATCGCCGGTACGCTGGTTCCGGCGCTCACCGTGCGCCGCACCGATACCAGCATTGCCTTGGCCGACGGCGAAAGCTTCGTCATCAGCGGCCTGATCAGTACGCACAACGCCTCCCAGGTGAACAAGTTTCCCGGCCTGGGCGATATTCCGATTCTCGGCGCCTTCTTCCGTAACCACTCCATCGATCGCGAGGAACGGGAACTGCTGATGATCGTCACGCCGCACCTGGTCCAACCGTTGGCCGCCGACGCGCAACTGCCGACCTTGCCGGGCGAACAGCTGCGCAACTATGACCCGAACTTCTATCGCATGTATTTCCTCGAACACGGCGAGTTCGACAACCGTAGCGGGCTCTCCCAATGA
- a CDS encoding tetratricopeptide repeat protein, with product MKAVIAITATLILAGCASNGVVASRQSSCARPGSDQELALNLADDMANDGRLYASLANLEGLPEDLVQVRLRKARVLRLMGRNEAEPLYKSLLGTCLAADGEHGLGQLAAAKNDNASATEHLERAAKMAPTEGKIRNDLGVVYLNQRRIPEARFEFMTALELRQADSLAALNMVTLLIYQDNWKQAAELASMAKLSPAQVADAQARAEKIRGSATKTGTTQTDRSNEVVDASSGAVK from the coding sequence ATGAAAGCAGTGATCGCGATAACGGCGACCTTGATACTCGCCGGTTGTGCCAGTAACGGAGTAGTCGCTTCCCGTCAGTCCAGTTGCGCCAGGCCCGGCTCCGATCAGGAACTGGCCCTGAACCTGGCGGATGACATGGCCAATGATGGGCGTTTGTACGCCAGCCTGGCAAACCTCGAAGGCCTGCCCGAAGACCTCGTCCAGGTCCGCCTGCGCAAGGCCCGGGTGCTGCGCCTGATGGGACGCAACGAGGCAGAGCCGTTGTACAAGAGCCTGCTCGGGACCTGCCTGGCCGCCGATGGAGAACATGGCCTCGGCCAACTGGCCGCCGCCAAGAATGACAATGCCAGCGCCACCGAGCACCTTGAGCGCGCGGCGAAAATGGCCCCTACCGAAGGAAAGATCCGCAACGACCTGGGTGTCGTCTACCTCAATCAACGCCGGATCCCTGAAGCGCGCTTCGAGTTCATGACCGCCTTGGAACTCAGGCAGGCGGACTCCCTGGCCGCCCTCAACATGGTGACGCTGCTGATCTACCAGGACAACTGGAAGCAAGCCGCCGAACTCGCGAGCATGGCCAAGTTGAGCCCCGCACAAGTGGCGGATGCCCAGGCCCGCGCGGAGAAGATCAGGGGTTCGGCCACCAAGACGGGAACGACACAGACAGACCGTTCGAACGAGGTCGTCGATGCCTCATCCGGCGCGGTCAAGTAG
- a CDS encoding DUF3613 domain-containing protein, which translates to MKTKQLLIICIACLSTSAWAIEPGPSSAAQQGTESWMQLQIRGVVASTNLQTASAAEREMAMQRWLNSFNYPIPEFFDQDSGGEISSGK; encoded by the coding sequence ATGAAAACGAAACAGCTGTTGATCATCTGCATCGCATGCCTGTCCACCTCCGCCTGGGCAATCGAGCCAGGGCCCTCTTCGGCCGCGCAACAAGGCACCGAAAGCTGGATGCAGCTGCAGATTCGCGGTGTGGTAGCGTCCACCAACCTGCAAACCGCCTCCGCCGCCGAACGTGAAATGGCCATGCAGCGCTGGCTCAATAGTTTCAACTATCCGATTCCGGAGTTCTTCGACCAGGATTCGGGAGGAGAAATCAGCAGCGGCAAATGA
- a CDS encoding type II secretion system F family protein, whose amino-acid sequence MDFLLGLFSRFTGSEELARLLFVTAIGLSTVLTMAALLLLVLGLQDPVQRRLALIKRGYSGSAAGHEAPGNLQLLLERIGQRFASADPTQTSATQILLTHAGYRSASAVQMYWAVRLMLPLLMLGLALLLLPLVKVPVALGLLGVIMMVGIGWLLPALYIGKRKQARQARLRAAFPDALDLMVVCVESGLALPTTIERVAEEMAVSQVELAEELALVNAQIRAGITSTEALRQLAMRTGLEDIQGLVSLLAQSIRFGTSVADTLRIYADEFRDRRTQAAEEMGAKIGTKLIFPLIFCLWPSFFLVAIGPAMIGVFRAFGNM is encoded by the coding sequence ATGGATTTTTTGCTCGGGTTATTCAGTCGGTTTACCGGGAGCGAGGAGTTGGCGCGTCTGCTGTTCGTCACTGCGATTGGGCTCAGTACAGTGCTGACGATGGCCGCCCTACTGTTGTTGGTGCTGGGGTTGCAGGACCCGGTCCAGCGGCGCCTGGCGCTGATCAAGCGCGGTTATTCGGGTAGCGCGGCGGGGCATGAGGCGCCCGGTAACCTGCAACTGCTGCTCGAACGGATCGGCCAGCGCTTTGCCTCGGCCGATCCGACCCAGACGTCCGCCACCCAGATCCTGCTGACGCACGCCGGTTACCGCTCCGCGTCGGCGGTGCAGATGTACTGGGCCGTACGCCTGATGCTGCCGCTGTTGATGCTCGGCCTGGCGCTCTTGCTGCTGCCGCTGGTCAAGGTGCCGGTGGCCCTCGGCCTGCTGGGGGTAATCATGATGGTGGGCATCGGCTGGCTGCTGCCGGCGCTTTACATCGGCAAGCGCAAGCAGGCGCGCCAGGCCCGGCTGCGCGCCGCATTTCCGGATGCGCTGGATTTGATGGTGGTGTGCGTCGAGTCGGGCCTGGCCCTGCCCACGACCATAGAACGGGTGGCCGAGGAAATGGCGGTCAGCCAGGTTGAACTGGCCGAAGAACTGGCCCTGGTCAATGCGCAGATCCGCGCCGGCATCACCAGTACCGAGGCGCTCCGGCAACTGGCCATGCGCACCGGCCTGGAGGACATCCAGGGGCTGGTCAGCCTGTTGGCGCAGAGCATCCGCTTCGGCACCAGCGTGGCCGACACCTTGCGTATCTACGCCGATGAGTTCCGTGACCGGCGTACCCAGGCGGCCGAGGAGATGGGGGCGAAGATCGGCACCAAACTGATCTTCCCGCTGATCTTCTGCTTGTGGCCGAGTTTCTTCCTGGTTGCGATTGGGCCGGCCATGATTGGGGTGTTCAGGGCGTTTGGGAATATGTAG
- a CDS encoding type II secretion system F family protein produces the protein MNNIPAEFILIFLGMVFIAVFLLSQGVVVPVFGEAGKMRKRIRGRLHVLEKANHLPNMQTVLRQKYLTRLSPLEARLEQLPFMANLTQLIEQAGHEYRAYRVMLLGLVLGVAAAALVLMVSPIWWMALLAAFGLFWLPVLKIVRDRGKRFAAFEEGLPDALDAMCRALRAGHPFNETLRLVADEHKGPVAQEFGLAFADINYGNDVRRAMLGLLERMPSMTVMMLVTSILIHRETGGNLTEVLERLSRLIRGRFRFQRKIRTLSAEGRMSAWVLVAIPFVLAIAIVLTSPSYMPVLINDPIGHKLIIGAFCAMLIGIFWIRKIIRIQV, from the coding sequence ATGAACAATATCCCTGCCGAATTTATCCTGATTTTCCTGGGCATGGTGTTCATCGCTGTTTTCCTCCTGTCCCAGGGCGTGGTGGTGCCGGTGTTTGGCGAGGCCGGCAAGATGCGCAAGCGCATCCGCGGGCGTCTGCATGTACTGGAAAAGGCCAACCACCTGCCCAATATGCAGACCGTATTGCGGCAGAAATACCTGACGCGCCTGTCGCCCCTGGAGGCCCGGCTCGAACAGTTGCCCTTCATGGCCAACCTGACGCAACTGATCGAGCAGGCCGGCCATGAATATCGCGCCTATCGGGTGATGCTGCTCGGTCTGGTCCTGGGCGTGGCGGCCGCTGCCCTGGTGCTGATGGTTTCGCCGATCTGGTGGATGGCATTGCTGGCGGCCTTTGGGCTGTTCTGGCTGCCGGTGTTGAAGATCGTGCGCGACCGCGGCAAGCGTTTCGCGGCGTTCGAGGAAGGTCTGCCGGATGCGCTGGACGCCATGTGCCGGGCCCTGCGCGCCGGTCATCCGTTCAACGAAACCCTGCGCCTGGTGGCCGATGAACACAAGGGACCGGTGGCCCAGGAGTTCGGCCTGGCCTTCGCCGACATCAACTATGGCAACGATGTGCGCCGGGCCATGCTCGGCCTGCTGGAACGCATGCCCAGCATGACGGTGATGATGCTGGTGACCTCGATCCTCATCCACCGCGAAACCGGCGGCAACCTGACCGAGGTGCTTGAGCGCCTGAGCCGGTTGATCCGCGGACGCTTCCGTTTCCAGCGCAAGATCAGGACCCTCTCGGCGGAAGGGCGCATGTCGGCCTGGGTGCTGGTGGCCATTCCTTTCGTGCTGGCGATTGCCATCGTCCTCACGAGCCCCAGCTACATGCCTGTGCTGATCAACGATCCCATAGGCCACAAGCTGATCATCGGTGCGTTCTGCGCCATGTTGATCGGGATTTTCTGGATACGGAAGATCATCCGGATCCAGGTTTGA
- a CDS encoding CpaF family protein produces the protein MISDFRNRLRKQSGKPGASVAPLHGDGQPDSTEELMAWEQAVPDVLYETRSQVTPVEAEWRERIYQQLLKVMDLSLLDALEQVEAARQIRDICQRLLDEHSAPVSTASRQLIIKQITDEVLGLGPLEPLLADHSVSDILVNGFASVYVERFGKLQRTDVRFRDDQHLLNIIDRIVSSLGRRIDESSPLVDARLKDGSRVNAIIPPLAIDGPSMSIRRFAVDLLNTDSLVQVGTMTPAIALLLKAIVRGRLNVLISGGTGSGKTTMLNVLSSFIPHNERIVTIEDSAELQLQQPHVVRLETRPSNIEGRGEVSQRELVRNSLRMRPDRIVIGEVRGAEALDMLTAMNTGHDGSLTTIHANTARDALGRIENMVSMTGATFPIKAMRQQIASAIDVVIQLERQEDGKRRVVSIQEINGMEGEVITMTEIFCFARQGIGEHGEVLGEYRPSGMIPAFRDVLAKRGIELPLTLFRPEWMEARSS, from the coding sequence ATGATCAGCGATTTCCGCAACCGCTTGCGCAAACAGTCCGGTAAACCCGGCGCCTCAGTGGCCCCCCTGCACGGCGACGGCCAGCCGGATTCGACAGAGGAGTTGATGGCCTGGGAACAGGCCGTCCCGGACGTGCTCTACGAAACCCGCAGCCAGGTCACGCCGGTGGAAGCGGAGTGGCGGGAAAGGATCTACCAGCAATTGCTCAAGGTCATGGACCTGTCCTTGCTCGATGCCCTCGAACAGGTCGAGGCCGCGCGGCAGATTCGCGATATCTGCCAGCGCCTGCTCGATGAACATTCGGCACCGGTGAGCACCGCCAGTCGCCAGTTGATCATCAAGCAGATCACCGACGAGGTGCTGGGCCTCGGCCCGCTGGAACCATTGCTGGCCGACCACAGCGTGTCCGACATCCTGGTCAACGGGTTTGCCTCGGTCTATGTCGAGCGCTTCGGCAAGCTGCAGCGGACCGACGTGCGCTTTCGTGACGACCAGCATTTGCTGAACATCATCGACCGCATCGTCTCCAGCCTGGGGCGGCGCATCGACGAGTCCTCGCCGCTGGTGGACGCCCGGCTCAAGGATGGCTCGCGGGTCAACGCGATCATCCCGCCGCTGGCCATCGACGGTCCGAGCATGTCGATCCGGCGCTTCGCGGTGGACCTGCTCAACACCGACAGCCTGGTCCAGGTGGGCACCATGACCCCGGCCATTGCCCTGTTGCTCAAGGCTATCGTGCGCGGACGCCTGAACGTGCTGATTTCCGGCGGGACCGGCAGCGGCAAGACCACCATGCTCAATGTGCTGTCCAGTTTCATCCCGCACAACGAGCGCATCGTCACCATCGAGGATTCGGCTGAGCTGCAACTGCAGCAACCCCACGTGGTGCGCCTGGAAACCCGGCCTTCGAACATCGAGGGCCGGGGCGAGGTGAGCCAGCGGGAGCTGGTGCGCAACAGCCTGCGGATGCGCCCGGACCGGATTGTCATTGGCGAGGTGCGCGGTGCCGAGGCGCTGGACATGCTCACGGCCATGAACACCGGTCACGATGGTTCCCTGACCACCATCCACGCCAACACCGCACGGGATGCACTGGGACGAATCGAGAACATGGTGTCGATGACCGGCGCGACATTTCCGATCAAGGCCATGCGTCAACAAATTGCCTCGGCCATCGATGTGGTGATCCAACTGGAGCGTCAAGAAGATGGCAAGCGACGGGTGGTGAGCATCCAGGAGATCAACGGCATGGAAGGCGAGGTTATCACCATGACCGAAATCTTCTGCTTTGCGCGCCAGGGCATCGGCGAGCACGGCGAAGTACTTGGCGAATATCGGCCCAGCGGCATGATCCCGGCCTTTCGCGATGTGTTGGCCAAGCGCGGCATCGAGTTGCCGCTGACCCTGTTCCGCCCTGAGTGGATGGAGGCCCGGTCGTCATGA
- a CDS encoding AAA family ATPase, with translation MLNTRETPVPSAVGKAGLRLLISSRDAASLRDLQCVCQRMPCLEVSTRLVSNGHVDPLYGLERMPDLLLLRVSHLWREELAALLQRPAHERPPMLVCGLLSDQEAMRLAMQAGARDVLPEPIAETELVAALNRLVAEVRLGNGVEGKLVAVIGAKGGSGGTLVACNLAQQLSARAGNTLLLDMDLQFGSVTHYLDVAQSHSHLEVLQQIDDLDSIALRGFCSHFSPTLHVLGGRAGELCLPQDAQPEQLDTLLQLARASYDWVVVDLPRQIDHLTGSVLEQVDRVYVVVQQSVSHLRDASALVRILREDLGVRGEQLQIVVNRYDKAAAISLKDIGEALRCTNLSRLPNDFNLVSQSQNTGVPLGLHAPRAAITVALRDLTEDLVGHQTSTDKGLFKRAFNRFFGE, from the coding sequence ATGCTGAATACCAGAGAAACGCCCGTTCCGAGCGCCGTCGGCAAAGCCGGGCTGCGACTGCTGATCAGCAGCCGTGACGCCGCGTCCCTGCGCGACCTGCAATGTGTCTGCCAGCGCATGCCCTGCCTGGAAGTCAGTACGCGGCTGGTGAGCAATGGGCATGTCGACCCCCTTTACGGCCTGGAGCGCATGCCCGACCTGCTGCTGTTGCGGGTCAGCCACCTGTGGCGCGAAGAGCTGGCGGCGTTGCTGCAACGTCCGGCCCATGAGCGTCCGCCGATGCTGGTGTGCGGCCTGTTGAGCGACCAGGAGGCCATGCGCCTGGCCATGCAGGCCGGTGCCCGCGACGTGCTGCCCGAGCCCATCGCCGAGACCGAATTGGTCGCTGCGCTGAATCGTCTGGTGGCCGAGGTTCGTCTCGGCAATGGCGTCGAGGGCAAGCTGGTCGCCGTGATTGGCGCCAAGGGCGGTTCCGGCGGAACCCTGGTGGCCTGCAACCTGGCCCAGCAACTGAGCGCCCGTGCGGGTAATACCCTGTTGCTGGACATGGACCTGCAGTTCGGCAGCGTGACCCATTACCTCGACGTCGCGCAGTCCCACAGCCACCTGGAAGTGCTGCAACAGATCGACGATCTGGACAGCATCGCGCTGCGGGGTTTCTGCAGTCACTTCAGTCCGACCCTGCACGTGCTGGGTGGGCGTGCCGGCGAATTGTGCCTGCCCCAGGACGCCCAACCCGAACAGCTCGACACCCTCCTGCAACTGGCCCGCGCCAGCTACGACTGGGTGGTGGTGGACCTGCCGCGGCAGATCGATCATCTCACCGGCTCGGTGCTGGAACAGGTGGACCGGGTGTACGTGGTGGTGCAGCAGAGCGTCAGCCACCTGCGCGATGCCAGTGCTCTGGTGCGGATCCTGCGCGAAGACCTGGGTGTGCGCGGCGAGCAGTTGCAGATCGTGGTCAACCGCTATGACAAGGCGGCCGCGATCAGCCTCAAGGACATCGGCGAGGCCCTGCGCTGCACGAACCTGTCCAGATTACCCAATGACTTCAACCTGGTCAGCCAGAGTCAGAACACTGGCGTGCCGTTGGGGCTGCACGCGCCGAGGGCGGCCATCACTGTCGCGCTGCGCGATTTGACCGAAGACCTGGTCGGTCACCAGACAAGCACAGACAAAGGCCTGTTCAAACGCGCCTTCAACCGTTTCTTCGGGGAATGA
- a CDS encoding TadE family protein: MNRKHMRGTYIVEFSFVGLLVFILLFGVLEMGRLYFTANALDEAARRGARLAAVCNISDPVVLRRAIFNAASDAGTSQLISSLATTNLALTYLDVNGAVVANPADTSGATGFRAIRYVQLSVQNYVFNLFIPGLGVSITLPAFRATLPRESLGRHSDSGEITPC, from the coding sequence ATGAACCGCAAACACATGCGCGGCACCTACATCGTCGAGTTTTCCTTCGTGGGCCTGCTGGTGTTCATCCTGTTGTTCGGCGTGCTGGAGATGGGCCGGTTGTACTTTACCGCCAACGCCCTGGATGAAGCCGCGCGGCGCGGTGCGCGCCTGGCGGCGGTGTGCAACATCAGCGATCCGGTGGTATTGCGCCGGGCCATCTTCAATGCCGCGTCCGACGCTGGCACCAGCCAACTGATCAGCAGCCTGGCCACCACGAACCTGGCGCTGACCTACCTGGACGTCAATGGCGCCGTGGTGGCGAACCCTGCCGACACGTCCGGCGCCACCGGCTTCCGGGCCATCCGCTACGTCCAGTTGAGCGTACAGAACTACGTGTTCAACCTGTTCATTCCCGGCTTGGGCGTGTCCATTACCTTGCCCGCCTTCAGGGCAACCTTGCCACGCGAAAGCCTTGGGCGTCATTCCGATTCCGGGGAGATCACACCATGCTGA
- a CDS encoding TadE/TadG family type IV pilus assembly protein, which yields MGLVQFKPPQAQQGVALVEFTLVLPLVLMLLLAFGEFGRMLYQYNVLLQASRDADRFVAGQAWNSTLGGIALSNTLLTQTKNVAVYGVPAQVGSAVVSGLTTADVAVAAVGTDHVRVTITYTFCPVIGAGNCTGSLPGFFGAAMSLGIPLVATTVMRVL from the coding sequence ATGGGACTTGTTCAATTCAAACCCCCGCAGGCCCAGCAAGGCGTGGCGCTGGTGGAGTTCACCCTGGTGCTGCCCCTGGTGCTGATGCTGTTGCTGGCCTTCGGTGAGTTCGGTCGCATGCTCTACCAGTACAACGTGCTGTTGCAGGCCAGCCGTGACGCCGATCGGTTCGTCGCCGGCCAGGCCTGGAACTCCACGTTGGGCGGCATCGCCCTGAGCAACACCTTGTTGACTCAGACGAAGAACGTCGCGGTGTATGGCGTGCCCGCCCAGGTCGGCAGCGCCGTGGTGTCCGGGTTGACCACGGCCGACGTGGCGGTCGCAGCGGTGGGCACGGACCATGTGCGGGTCACCATCACTTATACGTTCTGCCCGGTGATTGGCGCGGGCAATTGCACCGGGTCGCTGCCGGGCTTCTTCGGTGCCGCCATGTCACTGGGCATCCCGCTGGTCGCAACCACTGTGATGAGGGTGCTGTGA